One Nicotiana sylvestris chromosome 12, ASM39365v2, whole genome shotgun sequence genomic window carries:
- the LOC104238221 gene encoding pectinesterase inhibitor 6-like translates to MTWKFMLVLAWLSTLICLSTASSKGGESYVRDACSVTRYQDLCMRLLASFSSTAKNNPSKWARAGVSVTISQAKGVTQSLLKLKKHNSLKGRGRVALLDCAECLQDALDNLHNSLGVLRKLSSQTFNDQMGDVTTWLSAALTDEDTCLDGFEDQRRRKQVKLLLNRVTNVSYMTSNALALVNKLATTGPECLENS, encoded by the coding sequence aTGACTTGGAAATTTATGTTAGTTTTAGCATGGCTAAGTACACTAATTTGTTTATCAACTGCTTCGAGTAAGGGAGGAGAAAGTTATGTTCGCGATGCATGCAGTGTGACTCGATACCAGGACCTCTGCATGCGTTTGCTAGCATCATTCTCGAGCACGGCCAAGAACAACCCTAGCAAGTGGGCCCGGGCCGGGGTCTCGGTGACAATAAGCCAAGCTAAAGGTGTCACTCAATCCCTATTGAAATTGAAGAAACACAATTCCTTGAAAGGGAGAGGAAGAGTTGCTCTTTTGGATTGTGCTGAATGTTTGCAAGATGCACTTGACAATCTTCACAACTCACTTGGTGTGCTAAGGAAACTTAGCAGCCAAACTTTTAATGACCAAATGGGAGATGTGACTACTTGGCTAAGTGCTGCACTTACTGATGAAGATACTTGTTTAGATGGATTTGAAGACCAAAGGAGGAGAAAACAAGTTAAGTTACTCTTAAATAGAGTCACAAATGTGAGTTACATGACCAGTAATGCACTTGCTTTGGTTAACAAGCTTGCAACAACTGGACCAGAATGCTTAGAAAATTCATAG